The sequence below is a genomic window from Coffea arabica cultivar ET-39 chromosome 8e, Coffea Arabica ET-39 HiFi, whole genome shotgun sequence.
TGTATTGAAAACggaaccaaaaaaatttttggctGTAGAGGGACAAAAGCTGCAGCTAACAGGGAGATGAAGAAATGAGAGAAGAGTAGTTCTATTGTGAGAGTTAATGTGGGCGTATGTAAAAGAGAGAgggtaaaaaaagaataaaaagggaAGAGACCACCGGCCTTTGTGGTGGTTGGCAATGGTTATGGAGGAAATAAATAGAAACAACAACAATGGTAGTAGTTTGAGGAGTGAcgttgaggaagaagaaaagaaaagaaaaagagttatAAGTTGCTCCTCAATCTTTTTAAAATTAGGAATCTGCCCCAAAAGTTCCTTAAACTATATTACAACGTAGGTATATTTTTTATGATCACTTTTTCCTCCTATCAATTTCATCCTTGCTAACTAGATTCATCTTAAACTCTACATTTGGTGTTTTATTTAATGCTAATTTGTTAACGATAATTGGGGTACAAGGTGCTTTTGCTACTATAATTATTACTTTTAATGCTACGAGGCCATGGCTACACTAGCATCATTTTGTCTCAATATTAGTTTGTATATATATGATAATATGGATATTCATCAAATCTAATTTGATAATTGTGCTTGTTAcgttattttctattttttttaataattttgctaggttttttgaaaattttatatggTATAACGTACGTATCACCTGATATATGATCGATATACCGTGACGGATGTGGAACAACCACGATCGCAATGTGACCAGACCCGCGATGGCGAACCAAGCCTTGAAGGTTCAGCTTCCTGCCAAATGATGGCATCAATGTCATTAGTTCAATGGCAAATCGACTTGGCCTGCTTTTGCAGCTTCGTGCAAAGCAGTGTGAACAAATTGGACTTTGTTGATGCTGTCCAAAATTTCAGGATCCTTCTCAATCAGCTTATACAAGGCATCAATGTTTCCCTCTCCACTGGCAGCCTTAAGAGCTTCCTCCATGAATTATTTCTCTCTTGCTAACTACTTGGGGCTTCTACAGATGTTGCTTAGCCAAATTTAAGTATGATAGATCAGTAGTATAGTTTAGAAAAAGCAGCAAAGTATAGGAAATAAATAGTGTTCCACAACTATTGCTAGTAACTATTTCCTAATAGAATATTAAACTTGCTTGTGGAAGGGATAAAGACAATAATAAAGCTGTAAAAGGTTGGCCGAATAAAATTACTTTGTCAAAGTCATAACTCATGGTCCATGGATCATGCCCTCACAAGTTGAGTTTTTGTAACTTGGACAACTTTGAATGAAAACTTGGATTTGTCAACTCTTATAACTAAATTAGTGATTACACAATAAATGTATAATTTTACAccaagggtctgtttggttggaagtaaaatgttttccttgggaaaatattttccgtggaagtaattttccatgaaaatcatttccctttcatcattttcaggtgtttggttagtttattgaaaatatatttttacttcatttttctggtgtttgtttaacttttgaaatattttcacttttatctatatctttactttctacacattataactacatacttcttcccatgtaaaataagaaaatttatctcattgtttaactttaaaaaatcttggagaaatgtatatatgaataaaaaaatatctccttaagcaataaacaaattgctggccatttagtgtcaaatatcaatcacatgcaatgcttattgtgacatatatcttgcactctcagtactgctgaaagtttctctagaaaagaatgtccttattatacataattaattactagcataagatgagcaggatgaggttttttttttattttgaatatactagggggagggttgggttgggttgggtggtacggggagggagtgtaaggaagggGTCTTGGAttcgagtcctcctgtttacactaaaaaaaaaaaagaacatactacaagatgttttcagtaagtttggaacatactacaggcgggatgcatgcatttcggaaaacaacttcagtaagtttggaagggaagttgttttccataagatgagtgaaaatattttacataggaaaatgttttcagtaacttttgtgcaaccaaacacggaaaattaggaaaatattttcctggaaaacattttcatccgaaacaaacggaccccaaatgtaataaaaaTTACACAAATCAATCTGGATTGGATAGAATTCAACTTGTGCAAGTCCCTAATCCCTTGCTGCATAGGATTCAACTATGTCATAGGTGTCATTCTAGTGCTATATTTTATAttctcccttcttttttttttttaggaaatcATCGGTCATTTTCAACtacttttttaaattatatacattacaccgtaaaaaaaattattacaacacatgtcaaaaagaaaaaaaaaagaaaagagaacatGTAAAACTTGAGACAACAAACTAGCTTATCAAATGCAGGGGGCAGAGTATGATATAAGCTTGTCATTTCAGCAATTTCTTTTCTAACTGATCAGATATGTCTGCATCTCTTTACTAAAGAGGCTTGCAAGGGAATCACAATACTTTGGAGCAAGATTTGAGGAATAAAGTTTAATTCGTCGTGGCTCATGTTTTGATCCTATCATGCAAACAACCATTTGTGTAGCAGCTATGAGCAAGTATAATATGTGAAACCAAAATCAAAAGACTAATGACTCATTCGGGATTTGCCTTTTTGTGATCTAAAATTCCAAATAATTGACTTTGAGTAGAATAGAGATAAATAACACCATTCTGATCTTGAAGTTAAATAATATATGCTTTCTAAGTAGTAGAAGTACAAATTACTTTTTTGAAGTACCGTTTTGTGGTCTTCTTGAAGTTTATTACTACTAGTTTTATGATGTCAAGATAACGTTAAAAACTACATTACTCTATGAATAATTATTTCCAAAGAGAAATTCTTAGAGTTGATTTTGTATATATCACGTTTACTTATATGTTATGGTTAAGCATTCACCACGGGTGTAATATGAACTCATAATTTTTACTACTTGTGTAAAGAATTTAAAGCTGCTTGATTAGGAAGTACTTTACACTAATAAGGTATGGACCATTTAATTTGAGTCTTATTTGTTTCAACGTGGGAAACTTTTCTGGCCTCTTTGCTTACCATCTTCATGATAAACAAGAGATCACTTGATAATGCAATAAAAGAAGTTACTTATTCCAACCCAAGTAAGTATTATAGAACAAAGCAAAATTTTGCATAAACTTCAAGTATCATTCCACAAGTGTACATAGTGGATTTCTCATTTAAGTCCTCGGGTATAATGATCTTAAGAAATATGAATTTGttatataaaaggaaaaataacacTCAAAAGTAAGATTAAAAAATGCCCCCCAAGCTAGATAGCTAAGAGTTTAATAAAATAGTATTCTGGATTCATGAATTTTACTTCAAAATTCAAGGGTGCAAATGAACATGAGACTTTTACTACCACCGTCTTTAACTAAAGATGCAACGGTGTGATGACCAAAGGCTTAAAATTGGGCTAGATGAAAGCATtagtggtttttttttatttgtatttcttcttttgtGGTACAAATTAAATCCATGTTCCATTTTTTTCCCACCTCATATGTTATTAGTTTCTCAAATAGAAAGGTAATAATACAACATAAATATTTTGTTTTGACGCCAGAATGGTAACGTAGTATTCAACTAAAGATTGGACGTTATTTTAGTCTTTTTGTTTCACTTACACTAACATTTCCTTTTGACCACTAGTTATAGGgggcaagtgatgataaaattTTTCAAGGTGCCAAAATGAAACAAGCTTCATACTACAGGGGGCACAGTGTAATTAACCCTGATTGTAACAATAATAGTAAACTATCTCGTTTTAGAGTGTTATAATAGCACTTTTGCTCAactcataattttctttttctttctgtcattcttaatttcttttattctcaACCTTGTTTTAGAGTGTTAACACGGTATTGGTGATTGGGAAGCCattcttcaagaaaaaaaaaaagagtaaccAACTCTTTTTCCAGCATCTTATTGATATAGAGGATACAATCAAGTCTGCAAATACAATCCATATATTAATCCTATTTCTTATTTCACTTCCTAGCATTGTTACATTAATGATGACAAATCAACTAAAAGAGTGATCACACTCTCCTCTTATTTCATCAAGCAAATTATGGGTTGTACATACCAAACCACCCACACATCCACTGGCTGGAATGGAAATTTTCTAACTTGAACTCATGATGGTTCGATCAAATATCCTCAGGTTGCCATCTCAGTCAATTTCTTCAGTTTCTAATCTGCTCACTTTATGGTGCATCATAAGCCGATTAGCGAATCGATTAAGACGTATAGCCACCGGGTTTGTAGGAATTTGGTAGAAAGTATTTGTAGCTAGTACATACAACTTGGGCAGCCACCATGCATCATTGAATATTGACTTGGCAATGTGCATGTAAAATCTCAACGCAAGTACACCACAAATGAATAACCAGGTAACAATGATGAGGGACGTAGTAAGCACATTCTGGTCTGATATGATATCGACCGCAGTGAGATAGGCGTAGGTCAGAAAAAGCAGAGAAATATGAAGACAATATATATAAGGCCGAGCAGGGAGTGCCCAGAAAATCACCGCAGTTGCAAAAACGAAAGCCACAGTATTTCCTCCCATGAAGTCCCCGAAATTGCCGGGGCTCATGATAACTTTTCCAACCACACCTGTCATATTGTGTTGTTTTCGAGAATGATATAggtagaatttgttactgttaCTGTTACCAGGTCGATTGAATGTCGAGACTTTTCGACTCGTTTCTCCATTCCCTTGCCAAAACCCACCTGGAGGCTGGAGTGCTCCCTGGAAAGTAGCTGTGATAATTAACACTGCTACAACTAAGATAATGTTGCGCATTTCCAGGGACATTTCCTTGTCCACGTAAATTAGGTATCCGATTGGTTTCTCAAAGGGACCCTgttttgatttcaaaaactcGTGGAGGCGTTCCTTCTCAGGGAGATCTTTTGCAGATCTACCTCCTCGATTTTTCAAGAACTTTTTTATGTTCTCGTTTCTCTTTTGCACTGCGATGTCCCAAGGCGTCAATCCTTTTGAATTCAGTGTATTTCTGTTGACTTTTGAAATTAACTTCTCCACAACCTGTACAAGGAAAAGTAATTTCATCTATTAGGCCTAATAACGTTATATAAACAGAAGCCGATAATACCAGCCTATGATCATAGCTATGTATTCTGTCCCCCATAGTCAAAGCCTTTTGCATCCAGTAATATTTTTACCTAATGAAATGAAGTCTCTACCCACCATATTCAAAATTAGATTGTAGTACTGTTGGAATTGAGTATACATATATTGCTAAATGTTACTCAGCTAAAGGGTTCTGAGGCTACTACAATACATGAACATGTTTTCTGGTAGGCACATAATTTTAGTGGTTGCTGCATGATCGATTGTACATACTTGGATGCTATAGGAAAAAACAAGAAACATGTATACCTCAAACTGTTCCGTTTCTACTGCAATATGCAATGCAGTATTTCCATCACTGTCCTTGAAACGGAGCACCCCTTCTTTGTTCCTTCTCGAGAGCCATCCCAGGAGGACTTTGAGTGCATCGGACATTCGCTCTTGTACAGCAATATGAACAGCGGACTGGTCCTTATTCGTCAAATCGTTGATGGATTTCGGACAAGCACACAAGAACTCAGCCAAAAGTTCCACATTATCTTCTATGACTGCATGATGCAAAGGAGTCATCCTTGCCCCCCCTTTTACTCGGACCAGCTCGGCGTCTAGCTTTATCAGCGCCATGgcagttttgtttttcctcGCCCTCTCTTCAGTGAGTTCATCTGCTTCTGACATTACTGCCAGATGAAGAGGGCTTAGCCCTTGAGGGTTCAGCTCCTTGGCAAATGACGGCATCAATGTCAGCAGTTCAATGGCAAACTCAGTTTGCCCAGCTCTTGCAGCTTCGTGCAAAGGGTTGCTCAAGAAATCAGGAGCCTGCTGAATCAGATGATACAAGGCATCAACATTGCCCTCTCTACTAGCAGCGTTAAGAGCTTCTCCACGAGCAGCGTTAAGAGCTTCCTCCATGAATATTCCACTCTTTCTAAATATGGGCTTCTATATCTtgtctagaaaaaagaatggcCAGAAATGGAATTATGACTAGGCTGTACGATAGTTTCAAATTAAGGAGCAGCAAAGTATACGTATAAAACTGGTGATATCTGTTTGGAGACACGCCATACATTGATCAGAAGTTGTATATTTATAGTACGTGTTCATAATAGAATATTACACATGCGTGTGATATAGATAAAGATAAAGATAACGGTACGGATTGATAGAATAAAGTAATCACTTGTGGCGCATGCATGTTTTGTATGCTGTACATAAGAGTCATCTGTTTTCATTAAAAACCAAGCTTAGTACGTAAGTACCTTGTCTAGTAATTTGGAAATGAACTGAAAAACTCCATAAGAAGGACTTATCTTTTCTAGGATGATCAAATGTGGTACTTATTGtcaattttattcaaataatGATATGAGCTTTTTTTAATTATGAatgttttttaaaattatgaatATTTTTAATGATTCCTTAGAAGTTAAATGGACTCTTTGATAGAGGTCTTACTAAAACTTctttagaaaaatctttattGGTCTATATCTATCTATAAAAAGAGCATAAAGTATGAGGCATATGTGTACTAATTGAACCAATGACTATTCATGATTCTATAATTGAATCAATTCCATACCGGTTTCTAACTAGAGAAATGTTATGCTAAAACTTTGTTTGAAACGATGTGGTTGCTATTTTTTAGAGTTTcgtagggaaaaaaaaatactaccataataatttgatgtatgtgaaataaaaaaaagtgattgaaaaatatattcataaaaaatgtaaaaattttttgttaGAAAACTATAATCCAAACATAGCAGCACTAGGTAATTGGGTCCATCATGCGAAAGATATTAGAATCAAAGTTTTGGTTTTCATTTTTGTTGGTCGTGTCATAGTTTTGGTGAAAGATTTTATCATAGTTTTGGCTTTTATTGTTACTGTTCCTGTCATGCCATGCAAATTGCCATTTCTTTTTTAGCAGCTCTGAGCAATTCTGATATGTCAAAACGTTGCTCGCAATGCTAATTATCTAATTTTTTGCGCAAGATAAACTAGATGAGGCGTAACTTTCTCTAAAACTGGTTTAGTAATGAACAATTTACCAGACGGAGTGGTTTAGTTACCTTTTTATGGCTTGTTCGAAACACATACTTTATACCGACAAAAGTCGAGTAATTGACTTTGAGTGGAACACAGTTAAAGTAATATATACCGACAAAAGTCGAGTGATTGACTTTGAGTGGAACACAGTTAAATAATATATACGAATCTTGGCACAGCAGGATCGAATAGTTGAAGCAGATTAAGAGAAAGCGTACTTTATGTATCTTCATGCCATTTGGatacatttttgtttttaacacAATTTCATGAGTTTCTTATTGAGGACTTTTGTCGTAAAATGTCGTCATTTGTTTGAAAATATTATCATTACATACAACCCTCAAATTTGAGCAAGTACATGGGTTGGGGAAGAGAATTTAAGGCAAGCTAGCAACCTTAGAAATGTACATGGCTTCAATTTGAGCTTTCAACAAATAGAGCTATTCACGAAGATGTTGATATTCGATTAGTtcgaattaaaaaaaaaaaggtcaatcGTTTAATAAACGAATGGAATTCAAACATAATATTAGACTCATTTAATAGTTGAGTTGAATACAAACTTGTTCGCGAGCTATTTGAATAGTTTGTgaacacatatataattataaaaataaataaataaaaatataaatacatttaatattattaaatatatattatatttttctaaaaaagtaattatgcataaaatatataataatattatttattttttaaaaaaccacaaaatacaattaagcTTATTGTAAATAATGTACTACTCCCTTTGTTCCAGAAAGTATGTCGCATTTCGGGACTTGCAATTATTATCAAAACTACAGACTTTTAAATGATTCGGGTTTAAGTTCCGATAATACCTCGCTTGACTTTcaatatatttatatgaatgaTGATAAGACATGTGAGAtccaaaagaatgaaatgtctCTGTACAGCTTTAGAGGAAGgacgcaacggatcttctgtcccacactctgtgccactctctgtctcattttttattatattgctatttctcctacataaacatcatgttttagttcttttttgtttccataacattcaataactattaattgagtaaaaaataaatacagcagcttcaaaaaagtaatatataatagaaaatttaaaaatatggttattggatcttaagaaaacaaaaaaagaactaaaacatgatatttatgtaggagaaataacaatataataaaaaatggaacagagagtggcacagaaTATGGGatagaagatccgttgcgatgGAAAATGTCATGCACAACTGTTATTTGCATTTTACGTGGGAGTCATGCACGATTAAGTGCAGTGTTTGTTTTTGGTAAGTGCATGATTGGGCCCACTAAAAGATAACAAAGGGTTGTCACATTGAAGGGTATGGAATAGAAATGTGTAAAAGTTTTCATTGCCAATTTTGATAAGTGGCTTATTTTGGGAAAGATAAAAAAGAGAAACACGATACTTTCAATGGGGCGAAAGaagtattatttattaaaaactataattaaagcatctccaaattcaaattcaaactcGAGCTTAAGATGGAATTCGGCTCATTTAGTTGAACGAGTTAAGTTCGAACTTGAATTCACATATTTATACAAATAAATGAATTAAATTCGAGTaacatttataatttatttaatATTCGAGTCGAACTCGAACCCTATTCATATAATATACAAATAGAGTCTAACCACTAAATATTCTGCTCAATTTGGCTCATTAAAAGCTCTAGCTTCAACGCCTGTCAATCCACAAGCAACGGAAATTTACAAGAAAAACTTAAAAGCAAGACATTTGTAACGCAAAGCATGGACCACATTCACGACTATCTATTACTAGCAATATTTTCCAGgctcaagaaaaagaaaaaggtcaaaTTAAAAGTCTTTAAGTTAATATTTTTATCTTTGAAAGTCAcgcaagcaaaaaaaaaaaaagaaaaagaatggcaCTAAAAATTGCTAAAATAGTACCTGTGAACCTTTTTCTCACCAGGTTTCAGTTTCTTCCTAAATGATTTAAACATTAAAAGGTGAAAACATAAGATTAAATAggccaatatatatatatatatatatatgtatagacACAATTACTTTTTAGAGGGCTAAgttaaatttcttactttttttcaGAGGCTTAATTGAAAAGTTTGACTAAAGGCCAAAATGCACAATTGGGCCATTAATCGGGGCAGATATCATATAGGGCAACGACCCACCCGAATTAATTGCCAAATCGGGCCATAATATGCCCAAATGTAGACTTCCACAACTTTGCTTCCTTCTTTCTCAGCTGCTACTGCTATGGAGGTCGCTACCATGGCTTCTCATTCGTTCCCACTCGCAAGATTGAAGCTATCGCAAACGTGCTCTTCATGCGCTCCAACTTCTTCTCCCTCTTGTCTTACTAAACCCTCCCTTCCGTCTACTCCCTTTCTCTCCTCTTCCTCTATCGGCGGCTCCGTCTCCGCCGCCTTCTCCGGCCTTAGGATCCGTCCCGCTTCTCTCAACCCTTATTCACCCTCCTACTCTCGCGGGGGCAAACGTGGCGTCGTGACTCGTGACCATGGTAAGTTTTTCCCTTCTGTTTCCCTATGTATTCTTctaaattgttatttatttatttttatatttttattgatGCTGTAGTTGCTAACGTGGCATATATAAGAAACTCTAATGTTGATGAAAGTGGTCTTCATTTTTAGTTACAGGTtttcagcctgtgcaataataaaacctgctcaaactaaaagtgatttctgtagatagcggtgagcagagtcgaatccacagggactgggagtaattatttcttttcaagttcacaGTGCCAAGGGGGGTGTTTTTATATCAGGGGTAACAATTtaagcaattcaactaaaagtaaaataataaaaataaaatagccaactagaaattaaataacaatttactaaaatcaaaggatctagccaaggaataacttcagaaatggttcacctaattgatcattgaaacaaaggcaattctaattatttatcaataaataggttataactaccaaacaagcgatgacagtcaacccctccttactgtgtcggtgatcaaggtacgcccgttaatcactgctctaattgagaaataatcctaggtacgcccgtagaatttaattccccaattgccttacgtattagaggagccctattctaaacaaataacgcactaccaggattattttagattagcccgcatattcccctgacacaaacctaatcatgtcagttgtcactattttagagcaattaaacaattacggatttaaggccctaattgacaatagattacccaatcaactaattatctggatccaagacaatcaattaattaattaaccataagcatagcaatcaagaaatatgcggataccaataaataaaaggaaaagattaaattaaaacgatctcacaatttttaggcgatcCAAAGCATCCGTTATCCCTTGACTAGACAAAGGGAATTAGTTCATTTTTGGTGAACAAATCCCACgcaaaattgaagaggaagccGCAGCCATCAATTGGGAAATGCAAAAATTCAATTCGGTCAAAGTTATAAAGCAAAGCAAAGTTGCAGAGTGTGATACAATAATGTCTTCCTAATTGCTCCTGCCATCCGCAGGAGAACTCCACTAGCAAGAAACTAAGGAAAAGTCAACAATTCAAAAAGCTAAGCTAGTGCTCCTCTGCCATGCGTAAGAGAAGCTATTCCTAaactaacaaaagaaaaggcagaGAGCAAAAGCTCTCCCGAGATAGTCCTCCTCTGCAATTCTTATTCTATCTAAATACTAACTAAGATCCCTGTGCGGCGGCTCCTACCAGCAAGAAGAAGCCCTCCAGCCGTCCTAGCCTTTGTGGTAATTACCAAAATGGGCTCAAGTGTTCCTTTGCCAATAATGCCCCTAGGATAAGCTCTGTTATTTGAGCTCTTTTCTTGTTAAATTGGCACttattatcatattttcattctactccctgaaataaatgcaaaatatcaaaagtgagtagaatctagcaattaatccacattaggtaagataataggggaaattaataataaaataaatggtaaaattgcaacctatcattTAG
It includes:
- the LOC140012582 gene encoding ankyrin repeat-containing protein BDA1-like, which gives rise to MEEALNAARGEALNAASREGNVDALYHLIQQAPDFLSNPLHEAARAGQTEFAIELLTLMPSFAKELNPQGLSPLHLAVMSEADELTEERARKNKTAMALIKLDAELVRVKGGARMTPLHHAVIEDNVELLAEFLCACPKSINDLTNKDQSAVHIAVQERMSDALKVLLGWLSRRNKEGVLRFKDSDGNTALHIAVETEQFEVVEKLISKVNRNTLNSKGLTPWDIAVQKRNENIKKFLKNRGGRSAKDLPEKERLHEFLKSKQGPFEKPIGYLIYVDKEMSLEMRNIILVVAVLIITATFQGALQPPGGFWQGNGETSRKVSTFNRPGNSNSNKFYLYHSRKQHNMTGVVGKVIMSPGNFGDFMGGNTVAFVFATAVIFWALPARPYIYCLHISLLFLTYAYLTAVDIISDQNVLTTSLIIVTWLFICGVLALRFYMHIAKSIFNDAWWLPKLYVLATNTFYQIPTNPVAIRLNRFANRLMMHHKVSRLETEEID